A region from the Vicia villosa cultivar HV-30 ecotype Madison, WI linkage group LG3, Vvil1.0, whole genome shotgun sequence genome encodes:
- the LOC131660993 gene encoding uncharacterized protein LOC131660993 has protein sequence MGTNSQEHEISGGSEVKYQEMVENEVREPRKDATHKITAESCKSTSMVIKKGHAMIPAHIIAEAISTIREIDLRWSGPITPKEMEYVEQYVLAKYPEYSRLIEGDGNGIDMSTFIINEEPLDEKGKSPRGTPSPRDSSVYSFGSSLPESDRAKIQLESSRLLDILNKKSSFTGSFISIPEIQAQNKVLKHYGLTDEEYLVLFTPGYKDAMMLVGESYPFVKGNYYMTILDQEEDYIKEFAFFKESKVIPAPKSWLDLRIKGSQLSQNFRRRCKISPKGLFTYPADASGTMHWISEAHRNHWHVLLDASAYVVGRDRLHLALHRPDFVICSLDNNTHSNNTHSNPSRITCLLIRKESFDTSGASSQVVE, from the exons ATGGGAACAAATAGCCAAGAGCATGAAATTTCAGGAGGATCTGAG GTAAAATATCAGGAGATGGTAGAAAATGAAGTTAGGGAGCCTAGGAAAGATGCAACCCACAAAATAACAGCAGAAAGTTGCAAATCAACCAGCATGGTCATAAAG AAAGGTCATGCAATGATTCCTGCTCACATCATAGCTGAAGCAATATCAACTATCCGTGAAATCGATCTTAGATGGTCCGGTCCAATCACGCCGAAAGAAATGGAATATGTTGAACAGTATGTTCTAGCAAAGTATCCAGAATACTCAAGGTTGATTGAAGGAGATGGAAATGGGATAGACATGTCTACCTTTATCATCAATGAGGAGCCTTTAGATGAAAAGGGAAAGTCACCAAGAGGAACTCCTAGTCCTAGAGACTCTTCTGTATATTCATTTGGCAGTAGTTTACCTGAATCTGATAGGGCCAAGATTCAATTGGAATCATCAAGGTTACTTGATATTCTCAACAAGAAATCCTCTTTCACCGGAAGCTTCATCTCGATCCCGGAAATCCAAGCGCAAAATAAGGTTTTGAAACATTACGGTTTGACAGATGAAGAGTACCTTGTTCTCTTCACTCCGGGATACAAGGATGCTATGATGTTGGTAGGGGAAAGTTACCCTTTTGTTAAGGGAAACTACTACATGACGATTCTCGATCAAGAAGAAGATTATATAAAGGAATTTGCTTTTTTTAAAGAGTCAAAGGTGATTCCAGCACCAAAGAGTTGGTTGGACTTGAGGATTAAAGGGTCTCAGCTGAGCCAAAACTTTAGGAGGAGGTGTAAAATCAGCCCCAAAGGGCTATTCACTTATCCAGCAGATGCTAGTGGAACAATGCATTGGATCTCAGAGGCTCATAGGAACCATTGGCATGTGCTACTTGATGCATCTGCCTATGTAGTTGGAAGAGATCGGCTCCATCTCGCGCTTCATCGCCCTGATTTTGTGATCTGTAGTCTTGACAACAATACTCATTCCAATAATACTCATTCCAATCCTTCAAGAATCACCTGTCTTTTAATCAGAAAGGAGTCCTTTGACACCTCAGGCGCTTCATCCCAAGTAGTTGAATGA